In Silene latifolia isolate original U9 population chromosome 6, ASM4854445v1, whole genome shotgun sequence, the genomic window gagaggcacatactgtcttatacaacaaccaatccagctcgcaaaatacccggcatactcaccatatggcagccccgtatctttatcccattgtaaaggattaggtatctttgaatttattgcttctagggaaaccctgtggcgcattcgacccgcagtgtgttgcaaattattctcatcacctgagtcatcGCCTGACACATTTCCATCATTTATTTTCCGCatttggaccatatctaaagcagaaattaataaacaaataataacaatgcatacttttaataacaaacaaatctaccgagaggagggtttattacttctttaaagaggagaatccggattgatctggcggcggcaacgacgatgatgacgatgactgcgacgacgatggggtaggctggtggttgaggggaagctcaatgtttgagaatattatgtgggggaggggaagctcagagtatatatgtgtgaataatacaacacttgcaagaccttgtttattggaaagtaataaacatggTATAAcaaaaaccgttatattttgtttccaaatagactacggttttgtttgaaaccgtaattgattcgtactatctacaacgggttagaaataaccgttgtttgtaaaattttcatgttgtttgattttcccgccaagaaataaagcatcgattttatatacataacaacggcctgaaccgttataactgtatacgtcctaaacaacggtttgggtataatcgttttattttatatttcattgtgtttgattttaccgccaagaaataaagcatcatttggtatatgccagctaattacaatatgtttcttagaAAATCTTGGTTATTTCacttaatttaaaggattacaagtttacacataaaaagtacaaactaccaccatacataataaactaggtaaataacaattagaagaagaaatttgacaattaacttaagccatgcctcattatttttgagttatgcgatatccatggttaacttcttgcattattcttttgccttcaatatttcattgtcatttccccgcttcgattcttcaaattaatatagtatacttctcacttgagtaatctcgatatccatgctctttttctcatttactaacctgtttataaccttcctctgccactcagtcattggttcatcaacccacttgaagtaattgcatccacgcattttagtctcgggattatagaatttgcaagtaagaaactttcttcccggattttacaaagtccaagaagtccgcaatgctgccggaactgagcaattacatgtccctgttgaaatagaggaagaagaagagctaccacttgacataattcgagtaataagagagagagagagagagagagagagagagagagagagagagtaagaaatgaagaaataaagaaagaaagaaagaaagaaggttatttaaaataatgttattcagcaattgcataatttaacacggttcttataagaattgttgtaattatcttattaatatcttccaatttccatttatttttagaggtgtttgtgATCTAACACAGTTTTTATGCACTACCGtagtcattatattatatgttattgtttcattcatttgtctgttcacaaattatttaaaatctatgttaataagcatttgcatgtaataaagagtagaacaaTATATTAAAAAGAGCAAATTATACAATGGCAtaaaaaaaatacattacaacaagggaaaaaaaaggaaacaaaataaaaaataaaaaaaaccacaaaaacaaacagctaactaattagtacattaatcaaacaccctaataggagtttgactaggaggtgggtaTTGAGGATAAACATGATTATAAATCAAGCGTACTACATCAGCATCAAGACGGGGATCAAAATGAGGCAattcttcgtcttcccatgatttaGGTACATTAATAAAATTGTAGGGAATGAGccttctcatcagatgagcgtcctcagcggtggcaacccataagtgAGGTCCATCGTGAacataacgatccttagggtcgtcgccataaaagtcacttttgccccttttatggtcacgtgatgcataccttgcagcgagttgttttgcttggcgaaaatcgtcaagaccatcccctcgaaacacgatcagagcatatccaagaaacctACGACCATAAATCCAAGCCGGGTAGATTGacctaacatttgaaaacccattctcaatgaggatgtccctcaatggATTAAGAGACTTAGAAGCTGGATTCCCAGCAAcatcgcgtatgactgggagattgtgaattatgcacgtaatcgggttgatatagcgggttaccgattgctgaCGAGGTGCGGCTgcggatgatgaagacgacgatattattttaattataatatgtatgtatatgtagattatttaaaaagtgaagtagaaaggttagtaataataaagtgattcttattgttactgcaaaatgtgatgctatttatagtataataaagctataattaattggattaatttcatccatacgttacattcaaacttgtattaattgtgcatgcatgcatgaggtgaataatggttaaacaaacaataataatagggcatgcattggtaaaaccacaaacttttcagctttcacagtggatctgtatttacaacggttataagaaaaaccgttgtttattggtgtaatatgacaacggatttacaataaccgttgttaatatatgaaatatgataacggcttaacaaagaaccgttatcattttgtgttatacatacggtcaaatAATTAATACTgtaactttgaatcagaaaaagtaaaaattacagggcatgcattagtcaaatcacaaacactagaaaacgggttctgtccaaccgttgttgatatatgtaatatgacaacggcttaacaaagaaccgttatcattttgtgttatacatatggtcaaatacgcaatactgcaactttgaataagaaaaagtaaaaattacaaggcatgcattagtcaaatcaataTCGTTGTGTTTTTTAGtgattggacaacggttttttgataatcATTTTGTTGCTACTAATTGGAAAATGGatttttgataaccgttgtgtTTTTACTCATTGGACAActgttttttgataaccgttgtaagctaatatgcttaacacggtagagttgatcaattcttatttaacttgtaccgtttccaatacaacccaaactcattataaatagaattataattttcacaatcttaacttgtaccgtttgcactttccaattcttaacttgctaagtcctccattaattttccacatcgattatgaTGTCAAGTTCATCAACTTTTCTTGAGAATATATTGATCTGTCAAGACCTTGTAAGGATGTATCATAAAGGAAGAGCCTCTCCCAGGTGTATGTTTAAGCTAGACTTGCAGAAAGCTTATGATTCTATCGAGTGGACTTTTGTGGAATAGATGTTAGTGGCCTTGAGATTCCCTGATAATTTTAGGTTACTTGTTATGGCCTGCCTTTCATCTCCATCTTACACTCTCAATTTGAATGGTGCCCACTTTGGTTATTTTAAGGGTAGAAGGGGGTTAAGGCAAGGGGACCCTATCTCCCCTCTACTCTTCTGTCTGTGTATGGAGTATTTGACAAGAATTATGAACTTTGCAACTACTCAATGGTATTTCAGGTATCACCCCCTTTGCAAGAGCCTTAAGTTAACTCATTTGTTATTTGCTGATGATTTGCTTATGTTCAGTAAAGGGGATGTACAATCTATaatgcttattttgagagctaTAGCTACCTTCTCTGCTGCATCTGGTCTTAAGGTTAATCCATCCAAGTCTGAGGTGGTTTTCAGTGGTGTAGCAGATGAGTTGAAGTATGACATTACCCAGGTTTCAGGATTCCAGGAGGGTATCTCCCTTTCAAGTACTTGGGTGTCCCCATCCAACCTGGTAGGCTTACTAAATCTGACTGTAATGTCCCGTTAGAGAAGATTGTGGCTAAAATTCTAAGTATAGGAGCAAGAAAACTTAGTTATGCAGGACGGCTTGTTCTTATTAATTCTGTGCTCAACACACTTCATAATTATTGGGCATCTATATTCCTAATTCCTAAAGGGGTTATTAAGAGGATTGAAGCAATTTGTAGGAACTTCTTATGGAGTGGGGAATCTGATTATGGCAGAACACCTTCAGTGTCATGGTATGGCATTTGCTGCAGTAAAAAAGAGGGTGGACTGGGCATAAAGAATGCTGGGGTGTGGAATACTGCAAGCGTAGGAAAGCTTGTTAATTGGTTACATACAAAAGCTGATAGACTTTGGGTCCTATGGATTGATCATGTATATTTGAAAGGGGCACAGTGGGATACATATGTACCTTCTCCTGATTCCAATTGGAACTTGAGAAACATTTGCCGTGTCAAGAGGTTGATGGAAGGTGGTTTTCAGAACAGTTCTTGGATAGCTACCCTTGGTGGTTATTCAGTTGGTGCAGGGTACCAATGGGTGCAGGGAACCCACCCCCCTGTTCCTTGGTATAAAGATGTTTGGGATACTTGGATCTTACCAAAACATTCAGTTATAGGCTGATTGATTCAGAGAAAGGCCTTAAATACTCGGGCAAAGCTTTACCAGCTGGGCTTCTGTATGTCAAATAGATGTGTTCTTTGTGAAGTCATGGAGGAAACTCATGAACATCTCTTTGGGGATTGTGTTTATAGCTCTCAGGTGTTGGATGGAATGGAGCAGTGGCTCTGTCTTCGTATAAGTGGCCCTATGAATCATTATTCGAAGTTTCAGAGGAAGATTTGCAGAATGGTAAGGTTGGTTGTGTACTATATGTTGTGGATTGAACGCAATAATTGCAGGCTGGCACTTCAACTTCGCAGACCTCAGCATCTGGTAGCAGCTCTAAAGATGCAGCTGCATTATAGAATTGTACATCATGTACATTCTGTAGTGCAGCAGTCAGATTGTGCTTGGCTTAGTCTTTTAGCAATTCAATGTAATTTGTGTACTTAGTCTTGCTAGAAAACGTTGGAAAATGTGCTGAATTGTAATATCCTTTTGGATGattcattattatataaaatgctcacatgttaccaaaaaaaaagttcatcaacttatagtggttcatattattcatccgctgatgatgatgaaggatcatatgaacctcttgtaggacccccaagtagatttatgtacgctaaaccctttacgtgcatcattcacaatctctcgtatacagaggacgggcatggaaaggctatactctcatatagccttgactggttaataggtttgattcggttagctggattgaatttggttcaaactatctacccggacaatgatgcgcatCATGGCTTCGGGCAgtgcgccctcatcgagtttAGCGGGGATGAGGAGTGGGAATGAtttcgtcaggctcgcaaacttgagcaggcattctataacaatgactcttcgagactctggtttgatcaggatgaacaacaggtaggcccatatttatgggttgcgaatgaatctgaccgtctcctactacttctgattctgcaccgccaaggtcgtATTGCCGAGTAGGGGACAGTGCCGTTGCAATGGGAAAACGActgtgtggattgggctgaaggcgaaagagacatatatggtgatattgtctctgaattccagaggacggggtaacaaaaaacatactccctccattcaactccacactacacatttgctttttcacgttcgtCAACGTTTGTTTTACGCgatttgtttttctttagcttgatattttaatgtactcctaaaaacctaagtcattataataaaagtttgatatttttctggtgatattgtctctaaattccagaggatggggtagctaaaaacgtaacaaaaaacataaataaaaaaacattaattcaaaccaccaccataatccaaatacaacttacaatggcagataataattaaagacttaattatttgAAACTGATGAAGTATAAGGATACTCattatgaatttcggtatagagcaagtcgtaaatcggcccttcattatcaccgggaagcgcaggtggaatgacctctttctcccatgacataggcacggtggcaagaatgtgatggtTCCTGCAATGTTttagcagatgatgatcaagatgagtcgcaacccatagataagggccttgttatttatcatccgaatagaagtcctctttccccgcatcatCCCCCgtaaatctagcccctaattttcttgcctgatgaaaactatcatggcagttggcttcgtcaaacacgataaaagcaaagtctacaaaaccttgcttgtttgtagacacagggtacacttttttaatcgcggtgaaaccggagttatgaagcatatgcgtcaaccacccaaaactagggtttaaaccctttccattcacaccataatgaaccgggagattatggagaatgcaagtaaaaggctatgcgtaacgagaatgtgattgtagctccgatacaccgccatattttttttagagagaaatttagaaagaaattaaagagtaaatgtttgataatttagaatttgacctaaaacattatgaagacatatttatagaattattttggtcaaattgaatattattggtcaaattgaatatttattaaagttcagttttgaatgcagtaatcaaattgaaaaatctaatcaaatactgacaatggttgaattgaaaaaccgttatctcataatagaaaataataacggttacaaaaaatctgtagctataacataacaacgggtaataaaaaccgttgctggtgttaatttagtaacggttttcgaaatgccgatatcttaaactggtaacgttTTTCTAGAAACCGTTgttaagagtgattctataacgagtttttggaaaccgttaaaagtttttgacaacggtttgtgatgtgactcatatttgagcatattttgtCCCCGAATTaggctcgttcctatgctttttagtgcataattgggtcatttactatctttagtctttcgttttgcatattctttgaggttttgatccctttgtaggaaaggagtaagaaccttgcattttcatggcaaaatggagctaaattgatcgaattcaatgaccaagcatcaaagggtagacaatgctagaaggcctatgtagataataaagtagctTGGGCAAtggtgaaaggatccttgcatctccaaaaagatccttgaggattgttgaagaaagaaaagaagagaagtgactgcccagcaatccgagcgtcgcagtgcccaggacgagcgtcgccctgctacagtccgagcgtcccgtgtccaagacgctcgtcttaaggccttgtgatccgagcgtctcgacccccaatccgctcggattcctctccagtgcaaaccgtccctcagccaagccgctcgggacgagcgtatttctTGAAGACGATGAAaacggatatgcgcatctccttggagaggagcacttcctcgacttttcttaagggtcttaatcgtcatttaagcccttagtaaccctaatttatgtacctaatacTTAGTAGAAATACCTCATTGTACTAAttggattatcatgttcttcttatgcattcttaatctcatcttaatcttgtaatcaactcttaatttagcattaatacaaatctcatttcttaatctttacttaatttctatattgttcatcatttattttgggtaattgaagattatttggggtttatttggaggattgacaaccttccatcaatcatcaagtacttctattgttctttgctttattatttggaaattggaatcatctttaggtataattctctcttaatcctttttaattattgttaataatctccatttgttcatcatgttttgccttgcaagtatgattgacaactttgttagcatgttaaacttgataatgagtgagtagtttccttaactagggttaatggggaattaggggaaaccaacatggggattgattcatgcttaatctaatatgctttcataattaatttgcttgcttgttgtgatttcaacttatgcacatgttatgtttgatgaaatgcgagcctatgaatccttgcattttttacccatcacttatcttttcaatgagacttgtaagacataaaccaactcgactctcattagaccatgcatatagttggatagggaggattaagtcgacttgtaggtgttgtacaatctaatcgattcggctccgggacccaaaccttcctagggattgtaagatatacactaactcgatcccatcacaacaataattgcttacatctagtagagaacatgtttgtatgatcaaatcccatgaatcccctatgaacccatgacaccccagtgcttttaatcaattgtttacatctcattttattcatcttgcttgctttcattacttaatttacattgttatttagtttagttgatctcctacctcaacccaaattgtgacacccttagacacgaccatttgcaatcgaaaatcctacatcaatacccgtcccttgggatccgacctttacttgcctctttactaaaagtagagtagtttgtgaagttataaatattgttttggtctaggtaacatttgacgacgagtaacaaaaccgacgaaccaaaaatggcgccgttgccggggacggtgttaatttgatttgattttctttgattgctttttagttgtgtctttctttaccttggggaagtcaaactcctcaaggtttgttctaattgtttcaagttgtttgatattttgcatgtctaggagatcacaagttAACTTgg contains:
- the LOC141588142 gene encoding uncharacterized protein LOC141588142, producing MLVALRFPDNFRLLVMACLSSPSYTLNLNGAHFGYFKGRRGLRQGDPISPLLFCLCMEYLTRIMNFATTQWYFSKGDVQSIMLILRAIATFSAASGLKVNPSKSEVVFSGVADELKYDITQVSGFQEEKIVAKILSIGARKLSYAGRLVLINSVLNTLHNYWASIFLIPKGVIKRIEAICRNFLWSGESDYGRTPSVSWYGICCSKKEGGLGIKNAGVWNTASVGKLVNWLHTKADRLWVLWIDHVYLKGAQWDTYVPSPDSNWNLRNICRVKRLMEGGFQNSSWIATLGGYSVGAGYQWRKALNTRAKLYQLGFCMSNRCVLCEVMEETHEHLFGDCVYSSQVLDGMEQWLCLRISGPMNHYSKFQRKICRMAGTSTSQTSASGSSSKDAAAL